The Aminipila terrae nucleotide sequence TTTTGCAGCTTTGTTTTAAACCTTGACATTTGTGACGATAGTTTATCAACAACTCCATCAATCGCATCATAAGCAACATCCGCAGATTCCTCTGCCCTGAAAATGGTTCCCCCTGCATTTATAGTTGCTTCTATTTTCTGTTTATCTTTTTCTGCAGAAACCATTACGTTAGCTACGATATCATTTGAAAAATACTTACTTAACTTATCCAGTTTCTTCTCAATGGTATCCTTAAGATAGTCACTTGAACTTAGGTTCTTACTAGTAATTTTAATCTTCATATAAATGCCCTCCCTTTTTATTGAGTTGTTGGTTACATTATAGCACCTGGATTCGACATTTTCCACAATTTTCTGAAAAAATATATTATAAAATTATTGAGATAAGGCGGATGCTCAGCTGACCTGGTCTTTGACCCCACACTTGCCTTTACCTGACTTTGTCAGAGGACTTACTTCTAAGCTACGCCATGATCACTGCCGCCTTGCGGATCAGCTTACGTGGATCCCTTTGCCCGTAACTGGCCTGGACTTTCAACCACAGACCTGAGCAGCCGCCTTATCTCAATTTATGTAATACCTGATTCAATTATTATTTATTCTAGTTGGCACCTGCCGCCAGAGTCAGCACATATACTTTCTCTGCCCCTGCTTCTTTCAAAAGCCTGCTGCATTCGTCTACCGTACTCCCTGTGGTATATACATCGTCTATCAACAATATACTTTGATGTTCCAGTTTAGGAGAATTTTGTTTTAAACCATAAGAACTTTTTACATTTGCATACCTTTGTTCTGCATTTAATTTATTCATGGGTGCTTTATATTGTTTTCGAACAAGCACTTGATTATTATAGTCTACACCGAGTCCTTTGGCAACCATTTTTGCCATAAGTTCAGATTGATTATACCCACGCTTGACCTGGTTTCTCGGGTGCATGGGCACGGCCATAACCAGATGAAGTTGTAAATGTTCTGGCAAAATTCTGTCCAGCAGGATTTTCCCCAGCTTATCACCCATGTAAGCACATCCATTAAACTTGAATCGGTGCACCATTTCTCTTTCCATAGAACTATATTGCATACATGTAAATCCCTGCTCAAAATAATGCGTATTATTTTGGCAGTTATCACACAGTTCCGGGCCGGAACGAATCTGATCCAGAAGTTTTCTTCCCTCTGTCTCCATCAGTACTTTCCCACATTTAGCACATGTTCTGCCATTGGCCCAGTGTATGGACTCCAGACACTGGTCACACAATGCATAAATTCTGCTGTTATCAATCAGATTTCCGCAGCAAATACAGTAAATGTTTGATGGAAAGATTAAATCTGATAATAGTTTGCCCAGATTAATTATTCTATCCCTGCTTAATTTCATCTCTTTCTCCCCATTAAGAGACTAAATGCCCTGTTAGTTAATTATAGTAGGCTTTTAAGTCTGGCTTTTAGCCCTGTATATCTGTCCATTATCCTGTTATTCTCTACCATGGCGTACATTTTATTCATGGAACCCACCAGCACAACCGCCTGTTTTCCCCTTGTAACGGCAGTATAGAGCAGATTTCTGGTTGCCAGAACTGGCGGGAACCAGGATACAGGCATAATCACAATAGGAAATTCGCTTCCCTGGCTTTTATGAACAGTTACCGCATAAGCCAGTTCCAATTCATCCAGCTGGGCTGCATCATAAGTTACGTATTTATTATCATCGAATACCACGACCACTTCATTAAACTCTTTATCAATGTGATCGATAAACCCAACATCTCCATTGAAAACGCCCTGTCCCTCTGTGAAATCCTCCAGCCGTTTCCATGACATCTGATAATTATTTTTTATCTGCATCACTTTATCGTTCACCCTGAAAGTTTTTTCTCCATATTTCTGTTCTGCCAAATCTTTATCTGGCGGATTCAATACAGCCTGTAATTCTTTATTCAGATTAATGCTACCCAGCATTCCCTTTCTTACAGGGGTAAGAACCTGCATATCTTTCATGGAATCACAATCCTTAAAATATGCAGGAAGTCTTCTTGCACATAGGTCTTTAATGGTGGCCAGCATTTCTTTTTCACCATTTTTTTGAAGAAAAAAGAAATCCTTATCCTTTTCATTACAGTCCGGATTTTCTCCCTTATTAATTTTATGGGCATTTACCACAATCAGGCTCTCTTTTGCCTGCCTGAAGATTTCCGTAAGTTTGACAGAATAAATAGTCTCACTGTCAATCATATCTCTAAGTACGTTTCCTGCTCCAACAGAGGGGAGCTGATCTGAATCTCCAACAAAAATCAGCCTTGTACCAGGTACTATAGCATTCATCAGACCATTCATAAGTAATATATCAATCATGGAAGCTTCGTCTATAATAACTACATCGTAATCCAATGGATTCTCTTCCGTTTTTCCAAACCTCATGATGTCCTCACCCTCAGAGTAATAATATTCAAGAAGCCTGTGTATGGTGGATGCATAATAACCAGAAGTTTCCGTTATACGCTTTGCTGCTCTGCCTGTAGGTGCTGCTATAGCAGTTTTCATACCACTATGTTCCAAAATATTCATTATTGCATTGATAATGGTGGTTTTTCCTGTGCCAGGTCCTCCCGTTATAACAGAAACACCATTTAACAGGGAGCTTTTCACAGCAAATTTTTGATTTTGTGATAATTCCAGATTCTTTTCCTTTTCCGTAATGCCAATAAGGCTGTCCAAATCTGCGTTTATAACTTTCAGGGATGCATTATTCACCGCTAGCAGTCTTTTACACACATTTTGTTCTGCCATAAAGTAAGGCATTAAAAAAACTACGGTTTGCCCCTCTAAAATTTCTATCTGAATATCTCCTTCAAAAGCCATCCCTACTAATACTTCATAAACTGATTCTGTAGATACATCCATAAGCTGTCCGGCTTTTTCACATAACAGGGTCTGGGGTATATAAGTATGACCTTCACCCACATAGTAATTCAAAGTGAACTTAACTCCACTCTGAATACGGCACTCATCATTCTTATCTATGCCTATCTTCCCTGCGATTGCATCTGCTTTTTTAAAACCAATACCGTAAACATCATTTACCAGCTGGTATGGATTCTGGGTTACAATATCAACAGCTGCTTCACCGTACTCCCGATATAAGCGGATGGCACAGCCCGGAGATATATCAAACTGCTGAAGAAACAAGGATACATCCGCCACTGCTCTTTTTTCCTTAAAAGCCTCTCCGATAATAGAAGCTTTTTTCTCTCCTATTCCCTCAACTTCTGATAACCGGTCCGGTTCTTCCTCCATGACTCTCAATGTATCCAGTCCAAACTTTTTAACAATCAATATGGCGGTTTTTTTCCCGATTCCTTTCACGGCACCAGATGCCAGAAAGTTCTCGATTCCCTTGGTTGAGGTAGGCATGATTTCCTTTGCCTCAGTCACATCAAACTGTTCTCCATATACAGGATGTACTTTCCAGCTTC carries:
- a CDS encoding ComF family protein encodes the protein MKLSRDRIINLGKLLSDLIFPSNIYCICCGNLIDNSRIYALCDQCLESIHWANGRTCAKCGKVLMETEGRKLLDQIRSGPELCDNCQNNTHYFEQGFTCMQYSSMEREMVHRFKFNGCAYMGDKLGKILLDRILPEHLQLHLVMAVPMHPRNQVKRGYNQSELMAKMVAKGLGVDYNNQVLVRKQYKAPMNKLNAEQRYANVKSSYGLKQNSPKLEHQSILLIDDVYTTGSTVDECSRLLKEAGAEKVYVLTLAAGAN
- the recD2 gene encoding SF1B family DNA helicase RecD2; the encoded protein is MALTEVKCGTIEDVIYKNKENGYTIAVFENEEESFTAVGYLPFADAGRCYELTGSWKVHPVYGEQFDVTEAKEIMPTSTKGIENFLASGAVKGIGKKTAILIVKKFGLDTLRVMEEEPDRLSEVEGIGEKKASIIGEAFKEKRAVADVSLFLQQFDISPGCAIRLYREYGEAAVDIVTQNPYQLVNDVYGIGFKKADAIAGKIGIDKNDECRIQSGVKFTLNYYVGEGHTYIPQTLLCEKAGQLMDVSTESVYEVLVGMAFEGDIQIEILEGQTVVFLMPYFMAEQNVCKRLLAVNNASLKVINADLDSLIGITEKEKNLELSQNQKFAVKSSLLNGVSVITGGPGTGKTTIINAIMNILEHSGMKTAIAAPTGRAAKRITETSGYYASTIHRLLEYYYSEGEDIMRFGKTEENPLDYDVVIIDEASMIDILLMNGLMNAIVPGTRLIFVGDSDQLPSVGAGNVLRDMIDSETIYSVKLTEIFRQAKESLIVVNAHKINKGENPDCNEKDKDFFFLQKNGEKEMLATIKDLCARRLPAYFKDCDSMKDMQVLTPVRKGMLGSINLNKELQAVLNPPDKDLAEQKYGEKTFRVNDKVMQIKNNYQMSWKRLEDFTEGQGVFNGDVGFIDHIDKEFNEVVVVFDDNKYVTYDAAQLDELELAYAVTVHKSQGSEFPIVIMPVSWFPPVLATRNLLYTAVTRGKQAVVLVGSMNKMYAMVENNRIMDRYTGLKARLKSLL
- the hpf gene encoding ribosome hibernation-promoting factor, HPF/YfiA family, with product MKIKITSKNLSSSDYLKDTIEKKLDKLSKYFSNDIVANVMVSAEKDKQKIEATINAGGTIFRAEESADVAYDAIDGVVDKLSSQMSRFKTKLQKKHKDNKGFKFAEIPDYNNEPEEMTVVKKKKMEICPMNVEEAILQMELLGHSFFVFMNMESESVNVVYKRKSGDYGLIETVY